The Malus domestica chromosome 13, GDT2T_hap1 genome includes a window with the following:
- the LOC103453051 gene encoding uncharacterized protein: MEQLVNFIIRPPRAEYDPQNDLLDQEFILKGKWYQRKDVELKNSRGDVLKCSHYTPIVSPEEKPLPCVIYCHGNSGCRADASEAAIILLPSNITVFTLDFSGSGISGGDHVTLGWNEKDDLKTVVDYLRADGNVSLIGLWGRSMGAVTSLLYGAEDPSIAGMVLDSPFSDLVDLMMELVDTYKIRLPKFTVKFAIQYMRRAIQKKAKFDIMNLNTIKVASSCFVPALFGHAIDDDFIQPHHSDRIFEAYMGDKNIIKFEGDHNSPRPQFYFDSINIFFHNVLQPPEDEVVETFFDTLHETFGKGSWRSVHTADYDHGCSTAATEAPPSSGQQDAIRQLRSRRPMSRMEVPSGISSTDGQSESKDGQTDNGPSSSDMISFEFANGSPCGPHVPTTMDDDQYVEYQLDDLEGFPSDVDEEERMLMEAVMLSLKDLEMRGPQADEQPPWDTPDSLNLSQKDDQPDDASTAEKRELLETESTSTSVGHLGSSKTESISTSVSKSHDSRPEDQTPTRVPTTEPASQTPLSIMDGSAGASSQSDTSESIQRTSDGDLSAKTTATVTVVKNPASNVMDGLIRRWDFNFFRNNHSR, encoded by the exons ATGGAACAGCTAGTCAACTTTATTATTCGGCCTCCCAG GGCTGAGTACGACCCACAAAATGATTTGTTGGATCAAGAGTTCATACTGAAAGGGAAATGGTaccaaagaaaagatgtggAG TTGAAAAATAGTCGGGGAGATGTCCTGAAGTGTAGCCATTACACGCCCATTGTTAGTCCAGAAGAAAAGCCTTTGCCTTGTGTAATATACTGTCATGGAAACAG TGGGTGCAGGGCTGATGCCAGTGAAGCAGCCATTATTTTGCTTCCATCAAATATTACAGTTTTCACTCTTGATTTCTCCGGGTCCGGAATCTCCGGAGGAGATCATGTGACTTTAGGGTGGAATGAA AAGGACGACCTGAAGACTGTGGTTGATTATTTGCGAGCAGATGGAAATGTATCTTTGATTGGTTTGTGGGGCCGTTCAATGGGTGCTGTTACTAG TCTTTTGTATGGAGCTGAGGATCCTTCAATAGCAGGAATGGTTCTTGACAGTCCATTCTCTGATTTGGTTGATTTGATGATGGAATTGGTGGACACTTACAAAATTCGTTTGCCTAAGTTCACT GTGAAGTTTGCAATCCAATACATGCGGAGAGCTATCCAGAAAAAGGCAAAATTTGACATAATGAACCTGAACACCATTAAG gtgGCAAGCTCTTGCTTTGTTCCAGCTTTGTTTGGGCATGCCATTGATGATGATTTCATACAACCCCATCATTCAGATCGTATATTTGAGGCGTATATG GGAGACAAAAACATCATCAAATTTGAGGGAGATCACAATTCTCCACGACCTCAATTCTACTTTGATTCTATAAACATCTTTTTCCACAATGTTTTGCAACCCCCGGAGGATGAGGTTGTGGAAACATTTTTTGACACTTTACACGAGACCTTTGGTAAG GGTAGTTGGAGAAGTGTGCACACAGCTGATTATGATCACGGATGTTCAACTGCTGCTACAG AAGCACCACCTAGCAGCGGCCAACAGGATGCCATTAGACAACTCCGTTCAAGAAGACCCATGAGTCGGATGGAG GTTCCTTCTGGCATTTCATCTACCGATGGCCAATCCGAATCCAAG GATGGACAAACTGATAATGGCCCATCATCTTCTGATATGATTAGCTTTGAATTTGCTAATGGCAGTCCTTGTGGGCCCCATGTTCCAACCACGATGGACGATGATCAGTATGTAGAATACCAGCTTGATGACCTGGAAGGTTTTCCAAGTGATGTCGATGAGGAAGAAAGG ATGTTAATGGAAGCAGTGATGTTATCACTAAAAGACTTAGAAATGAGAGGCCCTCAGGCAGATGAACAACcgccctgggatacccctgatTCTTTAAATTTGTCGCAAAAAGATGACCAGCCTGATGATGCATCTACTGCAGAGAAGCGAGAGCTGTTGGAGACAGAATCTACTTCCACTTCAGTTGGGCACTTGGGATCCTCGAAAACAGAATCTATTTCTACTTCAGTAAGTAAATCCCACGATTCGAGACCTGAAGATCAAACTCCTACAAGGGTTCCAACAACAGAACCTGCATCACAAACGCCTCTATCCATAATGGATGGGAGCGCTGGGGCATCTAGCCAAAGCGATACATCAGAAAGCATCCAAAGAACATCAGATGGTGACTTGTCAGCCAAAACGACAGCCACAGTAACGGTGGTAAAAAATCCTGCAAGCAATGTCATGGATGGTTTGATACGGCGTTGGGATTTTAACTTCTTTAGAAACAACCACAGTCGATAG
- the LOC103453052 gene encoding uncharacterized protein yields the protein MVEHNNSGEGEGSIHLQIDELLHPRLNETSSTTINTVFEPQNSIEKTDSSATASVGPPTAQPVPAPEKKLTLFALRLAVLEKTATGLGTLGFIWATVVLLGGFAIVLDKTDFWFITIILLIEGTRIFSRSHELEWQHQATWSITDAGINSFRELRISSSAVIHSIRAFFRPVQKLAVRKQSQRSRDITRTNGSSESSRNSDLQRKIVRTWTSSEVPLLPYAQWIFRAKHISKLLYWLQLLSASSCVALSLVKLVKHNYGEVAKGDTDKRNRQSALIIFYSLALAEALLFLMEKAYGEIMISYCKLLEEVNEECDLGPSGLVSVRRFFYDAYSRCVDGSIFDGLKMDMVTFGIDLLGSNSPDEKLIGARILRQFSMNHRYSDDTLQKIGLNIAVIERLVEILNWTDQEEEEIRRSAAQILSKLAGKNQNSIRVAGVPGAMESISSLLQTCRSSSGAADEISENRIISDHPNYGFLTFNHLGLLILKKLARVHDNCGKIGNTRGLLPKIIDFTHADERLLKEVTDMPHDQILTLKRSLQLVKRLASTTGNTGKNLRRNLSEIVFTISNIRDILRYGEKHPMLQQLGIEILTSLALEADATERVGGTGGVLKELFSIFFNKGMLENNKQVRTKAGEALAMLVLESKNNCLRILKLGVLENLVEALEVQLLRVNAARILRNLCTYNGSNCFHQLKGITNAAPTVLRAITSDEHKLQEAMVGLAAPVLTFLSPEESNLMFKKAGITEGEVANEIVQILKKYRHPPIKVPRIRRFSIELAICMMRDKPENVRVFRDLGMEKELDFVLETTAELESFNIFSGTVGISRHSTTIHSLVETALGLLAEGSNDAA from the exons atGGTTGAGCATAATAACTCAGGAGAAGGTGAAGGAAGCATTCATTTGCAGATTGACGAGCTTCTTCATCCCCGCCTCAACGAAACAAGCAGCACCACGATCAACACAGTGTTCGAGCCTCAGAACAGCATTGAGAAGACAGACAGCAGCGCTACAGCTTCCGTTGGTCCTCCAACTGCACAGCCAGTCCCAGCACCAGAGAAAAAGCTGACCCTTTTCGCGCTCCGTCTAGCAGTGCTCGAAAAGACAGCAACCGGCCTAGGAACCCTCGGTTTCATCTGGGCAACGGTGGTTCTGCTAGGCGGTTTCGCCATTGTATTAGACAAGACCGACTTCTGGTTCATCACGATCATTTTGCTGATAGAAGGGACAAGAATTTTCAGCAGGAGCCATGAGCTGGAGTGGCAGCACCAGGCCACGTGGTCCATAACCGATGCTGGTATCAACAGCTTTCGTGAACTGCGAATCAGCTCAAGTGCCGTGATCCACAGCATCAGAGCATTTTTCAGGCCTGTGCAGAAACTTGCAGTCAGGAAACAAAGTCAACGCAGCAGAGACATTACGAGGACTAATGGAAGTTCAGAGTCGTCGCGAAACTCTGATCTTCAGAGGAAGATAGTCCGGACTTGGACTAGCTCGGAAGTCCCTCTCCTGCCTTACGCGCAATGGATTTTTCGCGCAAAGCATATAAGTAAGCTGCTCTACTGGCTCCAGCTCCTGTCCGCCTCATCATGCGTGGCTCTTTCGCTGGTGAAGCTCGTGAAGCACAACTATGGAGAGGTCGCAAAGGGGGACACTGACAAGAGGAACAGGCAGTCTGCtcttattatattttattcgTTAGCATTGGCAGAAGCTCTGTTGTTTCTTATGGAGAAAGCTTACGGTGAGATTATGATAAGCTATTGTAAATTGTTGGAGGAGGTGAACGAGGAGTGTGATTTGGGGCCTTCGGGGTTGGTTTCGGTTAGGAGGTTTTTTTATGATGCGTATTCGAGGTGTGTTGATGGAAGCATTTTTGATGGCTTGAAGATGGATATGGTTACTTTTGGAATAGACTTGTTGGGTTCGAATTCCCCTGATGAGAAGCTCATTGGAGCGAGAATTCTTCGACAGTTTTCAATGAACCATCGGTATTCAGATGATACATTGCAGAAGATCGGTCTAAATATTGCTGTGATTGAAAGATTGGTTGAGATTTTGAATTGGACAGAtcaagaggaggaggagatcAGAAGGTCAGCAGCACAGATTTTGTCAAAACTCGCTGGCAAAAATCAGAACTCCATTCGGGTAGCTGGAGTTCCCGGCGCAATGGAATCAATCTCATCTCTGCTCCAAACCTGCAGGAGCTCAAGTGGTGCAGCTGACGAGATCAGTGAAAACAGGATCATTTCTGACCACCCAAACTACGGATTCTTGACATTCAACCATTTGGGATTACTTATTTTGAAGAAACTTGCGCGTGTTCACGACAACTGTGGGAAGATTGGAAACACAAGAGGCCTCCTGCCCAAGATCATAGACTTTACGCATGCTGACGAGAGGCTTCTAAAAGAAGTGACTGATATGCCACACGATCAAATACTGACGCTGAAACGATCACTCCAGTTGGTGAAGAGGCTTGCAAGCACAACCGGAAACACAGGAAAGAACCTAAGGAGAAATCTTTCGGAGATAGTTTTCACAATCAGCaatattagagatattttgAGATATGGAGAGAAGCATCCAATGCTGCAACAATTGGGAATTGAAATCTTAACGAGTTTGGCGCTGGAAGCAGATGCAACTGAGAGAGTAGGTGGAACAGGTGGAGTTCTTAAGGAGTTGTTCAGCATTTTCTTCAACAAGGGAATGCTGGAGAATAATAAACAGGTGAGGACCAAAGCTGGAGAAGCGCTGGCTATGCTGGTGTTGGAGAGCAAGAATAATTGTCTGCGGATATTAAAATTGGGAGTACTGGAAAACCTCGTTGAAGCTCTTGAGGTTCAATTGCTTCGTGTAAATGCTGCTAGGATTCTTAGGAATCTGTGCACCTACAACGGCTCAAACTGTTTCCACCAGCTGAAGGGAATTACAAATGCAGCACCTACA GTGCTTCGAGCAATCACTTCAGACGAACACAAACTGCAGGAAGCAATGGTAGGACTAGCAGCACCGGTTCTTACATTCTTGTCTCCCGAAGAATCAAACCTCATGTTTAAGAAAGCCGGAATCACTGAGGGAGAAGTGGCAAATGAAATAGTCCAGATTCTGAAGAAGTACAGGCATCCACCGATCAAAGTTCCAAGAATAAGGAGGTTTTCCATAGAGCTGGCAATTTGTATGATGAGAGACAAACCGGAAAACGTCCGAGTTTTCAGGGATTTGGGGATGGAAAAGGAGCTGGATTTTGTGCTAGAGACAACCGCAGAACTCGAAAGCTTCAACATTTTCTCTGGTACCGTAGGAATAAGCCGGCACAGCACGACGATCCATTCGCTGGTAGAGACTGCCTTGGGGTTGCTAGCTGAAGGGTCAAATGATGCAGCATAA
- the LOC103453053 gene encoding guanylate kinase 2, chloroplastic/mitochondrial-like codes for MFRRFLTSSLSRSSPPPLLLLRPKILPSPNSLHRPYPKPTLSLPSNTRPLSSQMGDARRPGSVPIPHIEKADRSELLRALESSLGSAFSSEPLWPSPIPLIIVISGPSGVGKDAVIKKLKDSNENLHFVVTATTRAMRPGEVHGKDYYFVSKDEFLTMVERNELLEYALVYGDYKGIPKQQIRDELGKGYDIVLRVDIQGAHTLRKILGNSAVFIFLMAESEAKLVERLIDRKTETKESLLVRVATAREEVKHVKNFDYVVVNAEGRLDNAVKLVESIIDAEKAKVQQKSSVI; via the coding sequence atgTTTCGCAGATTCCtcacctcctctctctctcgctcttcccctcctcccctcctcctcctccgccccAAAATCCTACCATCCCCCAATTCCCTCCACCGCCCCTACCCAAAACCCACCCTCTCACTTCCCTCCAACACCCGACCCTTATCCTCCCAAATGGGCGACGCCCGTCGACCCGGTTCGGTTCCCATTCCCCACATCGAAAAAGCCGACCGCTCCGAGCTCCTCCGCGCTCTGGAGTCCTCTCTGGGATCGGCCTTCAGCTCCGAGCCGCTCTGGCCCAGCCCAATCCCCCTAATTATCGTCATCAGCGGCCCCAGCGGCGTCGGGAAGGACGCCGTCATAAAAAAGCTCAAGGATTCCAACGAGAACTTGCATTTCGTGGTAACGGCGACGACCCGCGCAATGCGTCCCGGCGAAGTTCACGGCAAAGATTATTACTTTGTGAGCAAAGACGAGTTTTTGACAATGGTGGAGAGGAACGAGCTTCTGGAGTACGCGCTGGTGTATGGAGACTACAAGGGGATTCCCAAACAGCAGATTAGGGATGAATTGGGGAAAGGGTACGACATCGTTTTGAGAGTCGACATCCAGGGTGCTCATACTCTGAGGAAGATTCTTGGGAACTCGGCTGTTTTCATATTTTTGATGGCGGAGAGTGAGGCCAAGCTTGTGGAGAGGCTGATTGACCGGAAAACCGAGACGAAGGAGTCGCTTCTTGTGAGGGTTGCGACGGCTAGGGAGGAGGTGAAGCACGTTAAGAATTTCGATTATGTGGTAGTGAATGCGGAGGGGAGGTTGGACAATGCGGTGAAGTTGGTGGAGTCCATTATCGACGCGGAGAAAGCTAAGGTGCAGCAGAAGAGTTCTGTGATATAG